Proteins from one Euwallacea similis isolate ESF13 chromosome 13, ESF131.1, whole genome shotgun sequence genomic window:
- the LOC136413179 gene encoding LOW QUALITY PROTEIN: dihydroorotate dehydrogenase (quinone), mitochondrial-like (The sequence of the model RefSeq protein was modified relative to this genomic sequence to represent the inferred CDS: substituted 1 base at 1 genomic stop codon), with the protein MGLSFRSKTKSLLYVVTSATGLYAGVCIYNGNYKFYKNTLMPLVRLLDPERAHNLAVFVSQYRLLPKVIFKDPDILRVHVLDKDFPNPIGIAAGFDKDGKAIMGLKDIGFGFVEIGSVTSLPQSGNDKPRVFRLLEDRAVINRYGFNSQGHEEVLQRVKNVKCNAETPVIVGINLGKNKTSDDAVKDYVEGIEKFGRIADYLVINISSPNTPNLXTLQNKENLRMLLKAVVEAKNKLSEPKPPLLLKLAPDLNYEEKKDIAETILKKDCMVDGLIVCNTTVQRPNLISEYKDEQGGLSGAPLKDISTQMIKDMSRLTNGILIIGVGGVSSGKDAYEKIKAGASLIQIYSALIYDGPHLVNQIKKELANLVAKDGFKNISEAIGRDR; encoded by the exons atgggTCTCTCTTTCCGA agCAAAACCAAATCCTTACTGTATGTGGTAACTAGTGCAACTGGACTCTATGCTGGAGTGTGCATTTACAATGGAAACTACAAGTTctataaaaatactttaatgcCCTTAGTCCGTTTACTTGATCCTGAGAGAGCACACAATTTAGCAGTGTTTGTAAGTCAATACAGGCTACTACCAAAAGTTATATTCAAGGATCCTGATATTTTG CGAGTACATGTGCTTGACAAAGATTTTCCAAATCCTATAGGAATAGCTGCAGGTTTTGACAAGGATGGCAAGGCTATAATGGGCTTAAAAGATATTGGTTTTGGGTTTGTTGAAATAGGTTCAGTTACATCTCTGCCACAATCGGGCAATGACAAACCAAGAGTGTTTCGGCTGTTAGAGGACAGAGCTGTGATAAATAGGTATGGTTTTAATAGCCAAGGGCATGAAGAGGTCTTGCAAAgggtaaaaaatgttaaatgcaATGCTGAGACTCCAGTTATTGTGGGAATCAATTTGGGAAAAAACAAAACCTCTGATGACGCAGTAAAAGATTATGTGGAAGGGATTGAAAAGTTTGGAAGAATCGCAgattatttagtaataaatatcaGCAG TCCTAATACCCCAAATTTGTGAACACTTCAAAACAAGGAAAATCTAAGAATGTTGTTGAAAGCTGTTGTTGAGGCTAAGAATAAATTAAGTGAACCAAAGCCCccattattattgaaattagcTCCAGACCTCAATTATGAGGAAAAAAAAGACATTGctgaaactattttaaaaaaagactgTATGGTGGATGGTTTAATTGTGTGTAACACCACAGTACAAAGACCAAACCTCATAAGTGAATATAAAGATGAGCAGGGTGGTTTGAGTGGGGCTCCCTTGAAAGACATATCTACACAAATGATTAAAGATATGAGTCGGCTTacaaatggaattttaattattg GTGTAGGGGGTGTATCCTCAGGAAAAGATGCttatgagaaaattaaagCTGGAGCAAGTTTGATACAAATTTATTCAGCACTAATTTATGATGGACCACATTTAGTCAACCAAATAAAGAAGGAATTAGCTAATTTAGTTGCTAAAGATGGTTTTAAGAATATAAGTGAAGCAATTGGGAGAGATCggtga